AAGACACCGCTTGCGTTCTCCGAACTCGTCTCAGGGGTCATCTGAAAGTAGATATCCCGGCCTGTTGTTGTTTGGCATTCCCAAACACTTATGATAGAGAGACTCAATCACTCCGGTAAATGCCACAAAGTGCCCGCAACCCGGTCAAGGCGGTTCAAACAGCCTTGCAGATTGTCGACTTTCTACAGGAAGAGTCACCTGTGGGTGTCACAGAGATTTCCAACGCAGTTGGCGTGACGAAAGGCACTGTCCACTGTCACCTCGCAACCCTTCGACAGCAAGGCTACGTCGTAAAAGAGAAAGAGAAGTACAAACTCGGACTTCGGTTCGTCGACGTGGGCCAACGTGTCCGCGACCAAAATCCAATCTACCACCTCGCAAAAGACGAGGTCAATAATCTGGCAGACTCGACCGGAGAGGTTGCGCTGTTTACCGTCGAAGAAGAATACAAAGGAATCTGTCTACACACAGCCCGTGGTGAACAAGCAGTTCGAACTGAACTCCGCGTTGGTCACCGCAATGACCTCTACCACACAGCCGTAGGCAAAGCAATACTGGCTCACAAACCAGTTGACGAGGTTGACGAATTCCTTGACACAGTCGACTTCGAACAGATCACAGACCGCACTATCACGGACAAGGAACGTTTGCTTGATGAGCTACAGGAGGTTCGTCAAAATGGGTTAGCGTACAACCATGGTGAGACCATTCCTGGATTGGTCGGGGTCGGTGCTCCGATCCGAAGCCAAAGTGGCGACGTCTACGGCGCAATCAGCGTTATCGGGCCAACGAGTCGAATGGACGACGAACACATCGAAACTGTCGCATCTGAACTTCGACACGCGGTCAACGTTATCGAAATCAACGCTACGTCGCTGTAGACCGTTTCTGAGTTGCGGTCTACTCGAAGGGAAACAGTTCGTCAATATTCTCGTCAGTTAGTGGTCGCCCATACTCACATCCTTCAAACGCCTCAGCATAGACGACACTCTCACCTTGACTCTCACCGTATTTCTCAATGAGTGCATCCCGATATTGGTCGGCGACACGCTTGAGCCGTGCAACAGTCGGGAGTTCGCCACCTCGAAGCCACTCACGACGTGACTCCGTATCGTTCGGCACTTCCTCAAGCATATCTGCGGTATAGGGAAGCCACTCGTACATCTGTGACTCATGACAATCGAGCATCTCGAATTGCTGGTCGGCAACGTCGTCTATGGAGAGTACTATATCGGGCGAAAACGGCACTGGCTTCTCGAACTCATCGTGCAAATAGACGATAACCGGATCAGAGTCAAGCTCGGAGGTGTTTGGACAGATGTTTGGAACAGTGACCATGTACGCTGCATCCTGAACGAGACGTGAAGTGTAGCGGTGGTCAGGATGGTAATCGTTGGGACGGTGAGTAAAGACGATATCAGGGTCATACGTCCGGATGAGACGGATGATTTCCTCTCGATTGGCCAATGTCGGTTGCAGTTTTCCATCCGGATTATCGAAAATACGGTACTCAATCCCGGCGACAGCTGCAGCAGCCTCTGCTTCTGCCTTCCGACGACGAGCCAACGTTGCACCGCCTTGTTTGTGGTGACCGCCAGTACCGTCCGTCATAGATACAAACAGTACCTCATCTCCACGAGCGGCGTATTTGCAGGCAACACCGCCAGCGCGAAGATCACAGTCGTCAGGATGAGCGCCGATAACAAGTACGCGAAGGGGTGAATCTGCCATGATAGTATGTCTCTTCGTCATCTATTTCGATAATAAGTGTTGTCGTCAGTTGAGCTGGACGAGTTCGTATTCGCACGCTCACCGAGCGAACGACTCACGCTGACGGGAGTCCAGTTAACTATCCCTTCGTCGAAACAGGCTGCTGCATTTTTGATATCTTGTAATTTCACCGCTGCCATGGTAGTCTCTCGCGATGTCGATTCTGCCGAAAGTATATGGTTCTATGGGTGACCGTCAGCCATTCTGGTCAGATGTGGGATAATTGAGGAGAGAAACCGCTTTCGAGCATATCTGAAGAAGCGGGGGCCCAGTGAAGCAGGCTGACTGAGCTATCTTGTCGTCACGTGATTTCGCAATGTCCCAACCCCCTCAAATTCGACTTCCACAACGTCACCTTCAGCTAACGAATCGGGGCCGTATGGTGTACCAGTGGCGATAACGTCTCCCGGTTCAAGCGTAATGAGCTCAGAGATGTTTGCGACGAGCTCTTCAACCGAGAAGATCATCGATTTGAGCGAGGTTTCTTGTTTTACCTTGCCGTTATGACGGAGTGTGAGCGTTGCATCCCCGGGGATTTCGTCTGGTGAAGCGAGGACGGGACCTATTGGAAGCGATCCATCGAAAGCCTTCCCACGAACCCAATTTCGCTCTTGATTCTGGTCATCGCGGTTCGAGACGTCGTTGACGCAAGTGTATCCCGCAACGTACTGTATTGCATCTTCTTCGGTGACCGCGCGGCATTGTTCGCCGATGACCACCGCAAATTCCCCCTCGAAGTCAACGGTTTCTCGCCCGGGGGGAAGCTCAATGGCGTCACCGTGTCCAGATACACAGTTCGGGCCTTTGAGGAACAACTCCGGGCGTTCTGGTCGGTCCTCGAATCCGGATTCCTCGCGGTGGTCCATGTAGCCGCCGGCTTGACAGATAATTTTCGTCGGCTCACACGGTGGGAGGTAATCAATGGATTCCGGGTCGTATGACTTTGAACCAGCAATAATCGTGTTCTCAATCAATTCGCCGGTTCGGGCGATACCCATCTCATCACGAAAGCGGACTGTTCGCATACCACATCACTTGTTGCTGATTCCGTATAATGCTTTTTCGGTCCTCTGGCTTGCGGGGGTCCGCCCAGATTCTTCACAATCTTTTGCCCAGGTGTTTTCTCATTCGAAACAACCCTAATGAAGGTAATCGACAGACTGCGTGGGGGAGGGGCACTGAGGGGAGGTCGGCTTCAGGAGTACTGTGCAGTAGAACGGCACCTCAGACGGCTACCTGTGCACTGAGAATCCGATTTTACTCGTCGAAGTATTACAGATCTAGTGGTGTAATGGCCAATAACCATGCCATGCCATGCATGAGCATACCCAGATTTGTTTGGAAAGACAAAACACACTCGATTTCTCCGGTAGAACCGTTCAGGAATCTCGAAACGAGTGTGCACAACGGATACGACGCTTCATTCATTTATTCTCGTGAATCTGTCACTCATTTAGATACGGTCACCTAGCGGTGCTTGGAACAAATTCCCTTCTTGTAAGCTTTCTTCTCCTCGTTGGTTTCGTTCAACGACGATTTTTGGAGTTACTAAACACGGTTTTGCCATCGTGTCTATGATTGAGACTGAAGCTCGACCTCAGTTTGCTCTCTCGACTTACGACTCGAATTCTGGGATGGGATGCTATACCGCCACAAGATATAAGACGGAGTTCGGAAAATGGCTGGTTGGAATGAATTACTACGTGAAGCGCTTCGGGCAAGCCGCCCTGACATTATTCGCGGTAATCACGATTACATTCGTGCTCTACCGGATGATGCCTGGAAACCCAATCCAGCAGATGCAGGCTCAATTAATGAGCGGCGGCAATCTCGGATTCGGTGGCTCCGAGCGAAGTCCCGAACAGGTCGACCGCTTAGTACGGATATACACGGGTATTGAACCAAACCAACCAATACACATCGCATACTTCGAGTACCTCCGAGACATTATCCTCTACCAGGACTTTGGTGAGTCGATCTGGCACGACCAGCCCGTCTTTTATCTCTTGTTCCGTGCGATGCCCTGGTCTGTGTTCGTGAGCGTCTATGGCCTCATCACCGGCATCAGCATGACCATCATCTTCGGCTCTCTGATGGCATACTACGAGGGAAGCCGGTTCGACAAAGTAATGACCGGCATCATCATCGTCATTCAGTCGGTTCCGTACTACGTTGGTGCAATTTTGATGCTGTCGTTTCTGGCGTTTCAATTCGGGTGGTTCCCGACTGGTGGCCACTACGACTCGAGTCTCACTCCCGGATTGAATATACCCTTCATGACGAGTGTAGCTCACCATGCGACACTACCTATCTTGACGGGATTCATCCTTGGATTTGGTGGAAGTGCACTCGGCCTCCGCGGAAATGCCATTCGTATTATCGGAGAGGACTTCGTCCGGGTCGCACGCCTCCGTGGGATTAGCAGCAATCGAATTGCCACGTACTACGTCGGCCGAAACGCCATTCTTCCACTCTACACGGGTATCATGATGAGCATCGCATCGTTGTTCGGCAGCAGCATCATCATGGAGACGATATTCACGTACCCAGGTGTGGGGTGGTATACGTACGACGCGCTGATGAACCGCGATTACCCGTTACTGATGGGCGCGTTCATCTTCTTCACCGTCATCACTGTTATCGGTATTCTCTTAGCCGATCTCACATACGGATTGGTCGATCCACGTGCGTCCGAAAAGGGGAAAGAAAGCTACTGAGTGACCTATCATGAGTGAATTCAATTCCGAAGAAAATAGACCGGCAGAGGCGTCGGTGTTCGAACGAGTAAGTGAGGCCCATTCCGAGCCGCTTAGTCGGCAGGAGCGGCTTGAGCGGTGGTACTATGATACAGTTGTAGTCACCGCAAAAATCATCTGGGAGGACATCCGCGCACGGATCGGCATCAGTATCCTCCTGTTCATCATTTTGATGGGTGTCGTCGGTCCGTTCATTGTTGAACGGCCACAGATAGGTGATTACCCCAAGTTCATTGGGCCATTCCAGAGTACCAAATTCATCCTCGGAACCGACGGTCTCGGGATGCCTATCGGCGCACAAATCGTTCACGCTACCCCCGCAATGCTCAAAATGGCGTTTGCAGGAGCAGTCGTCGCAATGAGTATCGGGATCGTCATTGGAACCACTGCCGGTTACAAAGGTGGTCGAGTCGACGACGTTCTCATGACGCTGACCGACATCGTCCTCACGATGCCGGGACTCCCACTAATCGTCGTTCTCGCGGCGATTTACCAACCTGAAAATCCCTACGTCGTTGGGTTTATCCTTGCGATAGACAACTGGCCAGGTCTCGCCCGACGTCTTCGGTCGCAAGTGCTGACCATCAGAGAGGAATCCTACGTTGAGGCCTCGCGTGCCATGGGATTCGGCTCTCCAGAGATACTCCGCCGAGATATTATCCCCCAACTGATGCCGTACATCACAATCAATTCCGCAGGGGCTGCTCGGTCGATTATTTACGAGTCTGTGGGTCTCTACTTCCTGGGGATCCTTCCGTTTACAACCCTCAACTGGGGTGTGATGATGAATATGGCGTACTCAAACGGGGCAGTGTCTAATCCGATGCTTTCTGGGCACTGGCTCTGGTTCCCGATGCTCGTGCTACTGTTGCTCTCTCTGGGGCTTATCCTATTCTCACAGGGAATGGATCGAATCTTCAATCCGCGACTTCGAGCGCGGCACCAGCGCTCAGGTGACGATGGCGACTCCACGAACCCAGCGGTAGTCGAGTAGCCAAACGCCTCTTTTCGAACATTAGCAGGCGGCAGAAACTACTTATTCACTGCGTGGATGAGTACGCTCGAACGATGACCGTCTATATCAAATGTACGTCCCAGTTGACTACAGCTATCTCGTGGGAGGCATTCGGCGAATGAGTAACGAATCTGGAAAGCGGTTTCTGGACATCGTCTGCGAGTTCGCTGGAATGATTCGAGCGCTCTTCGCGCTTTGTTTGCTCTTTTTGCTTGTAACGATTGCCTCACTCTTTGTTC
The sequence above is drawn from the Haloprofundus salinisoli genome and encodes:
- a CDS encoding IclR family transcriptional regulator, whose amino-acid sequence is MPQSARNPVKAVQTALQIVDFLQEESPVGVTEISNAVGVTKGTVHCHLATLRQQGYVVKEKEKYKLGLRFVDVGQRVRDQNPIYHLAKDEVNNLADSTGEVALFTVEEEYKGICLHTARGEQAVRTELRVGHRNDLYHTAVGKAILAHKPVDEVDEFLDTVDFEQITDRTITDKERLLDELQEVRQNGLAYNHGETIPGLVGVGAPIRSQSGDVYGAISVIGPTSRMDDEHIETVASELRHAVNVIEINATSL
- a CDS encoding ABC transporter permease yields the protein MIETEARPQFALSTYDSNSGMGCYTATRYKTEFGKWLVGMNYYVKRFGQAALTLFAVITITFVLYRMMPGNPIQQMQAQLMSGGNLGFGGSERSPEQVDRLVRIYTGIEPNQPIHIAYFEYLRDIILYQDFGESIWHDQPVFYLLFRAMPWSVFVSVYGLITGISMTIIFGSLMAYYEGSRFDKVMTGIIIVIQSVPYYVGAILMLSFLAFQFGWFPTGGHYDSSLTPGLNIPFMTSVAHHATLPILTGFILGFGGSALGLRGNAIRIIGEDFVRVARLRGISSNRIATYYVGRNAILPLYTGIMMSIASLFGSSIIMETIFTYPGVGWYTYDALMNRDYPLLMGAFIFFTVITVIGILLADLTYGLVDPRASEKGKESY
- a CDS encoding PIG-L deacetylase family protein, coding for MADSPLRVLVIGAHPDDCDLRAGGVACKYAARGDEVLFVSMTDGTGGHHKQGGATLARRRKAEAEAAAAVAGIEYRIFDNPDGKLQPTLANREEIIRLIRTYDPDIVFTHRPNDYHPDHRYTSRLVQDAAYMVTVPNICPNTSELDSDPVIVYLHDEFEKPVPFSPDIVLSIDDVADQQFEMLDCHESQMYEWLPYTADMLEEVPNDTESRREWLRGGELPTVARLKRVADQYRDALIEKYGESQGESVVYAEAFEGCEYGRPLTDENIDELFPFE
- a CDS encoding ABC transporter permease, giving the protein MSEFNSEENRPAEASVFERVSEAHSEPLSRQERLERWYYDTVVVTAKIIWEDIRARIGISILLFIILMGVVGPFIVERPQIGDYPKFIGPFQSTKFILGTDGLGMPIGAQIVHATPAMLKMAFAGAVVAMSIGIVIGTTAGYKGGRVDDVLMTLTDIVLTMPGLPLIVVLAAIYQPENPYVVGFILAIDNWPGLARRLRSQVLTIREESYVEASRAMGFGSPEILRRDIIPQLMPYITINSAGAARSIIYESVGLYFLGILPFTTLNWGVMMNMAYSNGAVSNPMLSGHWLWFPMLVLLLLSLGLILFSQGMDRIFNPRLRARHQRSGDDGDSTNPAVVE
- a CDS encoding fumarylacetoacetate hydrolase family protein; the protein is MRTVRFRDEMGIARTGELIENTIIAGSKSYDPESIDYLPPCEPTKIICQAGGYMDHREESGFEDRPERPELFLKGPNCVSGHGDAIELPPGRETVDFEGEFAVVIGEQCRAVTEEDAIQYVAGYTCVNDVSNRDDQNQERNWVRGKAFDGSLPIGPVLASPDEIPGDATLTLRHNGKVKQETSLKSMIFSVEELVANISELITLEPGDVIATGTPYGPDSLAEGDVVEVEFEGVGTLRNHVTTR